A genomic window from Paramormyrops kingsleyae isolate MSU_618 chromosome 23, PKINGS_0.4, whole genome shotgun sequence includes:
- the pygo2 gene encoding pygopus homolog 2 isoform X1, with amino-acid sequence MAAESGRLPAGQGQGKRGKGAQMKSPEKKKRKSSTQGAAFSHLSEFAPPPTPMVDHLVASNPFDDDFGPPSRPGAGAGAPFLPSPGGGGAGGYGSGGRMGGGMGFMGGPGGPGGGQPNRRPPFGPPPPNAGPHHQLGFGGIPGFGGGGGGAGGGGFPPSGPSQFSIPPNFSPPMHPGPGFNPMLSPGGMGAPGGGGPPHPRFGMPPQQPQHGQGGGHPFNSPPLPGGAGPRGPPHGPLTPMAGMPGGISLMGGLGAGGGGGGNMVGGLPGLPPPGPFPPSQDGPYPGPSPPGGEEGKNFGGGVGPQSMPPSQQQQNLNQPPPNNVTPGPPSSAGPPPPQPGGGGFPGHPDVQPPNPNAANQPPSVPPPSNPNSSPSAPLNGPQPPQQQVSNQLQGPNSAGAPTGNPAQQQQQPTPPSSAPGPTPYSQQNSTPGPAPLPSQPPGSGPATMTNNGNANSSSSNPNPPSNSTPTPSTQSPLPPGPTPPSGAVPGPQKLGGGMVFPCGFCLSEVHDDQEAILCEASCQRWFHRDCTGLTEPAYGLLTRESAAVWACDFCLKTKEIQAVYIRQGLGQLVAANEG; translated from the exons ATGGCTGCCGAATCTGGGAGGCTGCCGGCAGGACAAGGTCAAGGAAAACGGGGCAAAG GTGCACAGATGAAAAGTCcagagaaaaagaagagaaaatcCAGCACTCAG ggAGCTGCATTTTCCCACCTCTCTGAGTTTGCACCCCCTCCCACTCCTATGGTGGACCACCTTGTCGCTTCCAACCCTTTTGATGATGACTTTGGCCCACCATCACGTCCAGGAGCAGGGGCTGGGGCTCCATTCCTGCCCAGCCCGGGAGGTGGCGGTGCTGGGGGCTATGGAAGTGGGGGCCGGATGGGAGGGGGCATGGGGTTCATGGGAGGTCCGGGGGGGCCAGGTGGCGGGCAGCCCAATCGTAGACCACCTTTCGGGCCCCCGCCACCCAATGCAGGGCCCCATCACCAGCTGGGCTTTGGGGGCATCCCTGGctttgggggtggtgggggaggtGCTGGTGGGGGAGGCTTTCCCCCTAGTGGGCCCTCGCAGTTCAGCATTCCCCCTAACTTCAGCCCCCCCATGCACCCCGGCCCTGGGTTCAACCCCATGCTCTCTCCTGGGGGCATGGGTGCTCCAGGAGGGGGGGGTCCCCCACACCCACGTTTCGGAATGCCACCACAACAGCCCCAGCATGGACAAGGGGGTGGGCACCCATTCAACAGCCCCCCCTTACCTGGTGGGGCGGGTCCGAGAGGGCCCCCGCATGGCCCCCTCACCCCCATGGCTGGCATGCCAGGGGGAATCAGCTTAATGGGTGGCCTGGGAGCtggtggaggaggtggaggaaaTATGGTGGGGGGGCTTCCTGGATTACCCCCGCCAGGGCCGTTTCCTCCCTCTCAGGATGGGCCCTACCCCGGTCCCAGCCCTCCTGGGGGTGAGGAAGGGAAGAACTTTGGTGGAGGAGTGGGACCACAAAGCATGCCCCCATCTCAGCAGCAGCAAAACTTAAACCAGCCACCCCCTAACAATGTCACCCCCGGGCCGCCCTCGTCCGCtgggcccccaccccctcagccTGGCGGAGGTGGCTTCCCTGGTCACCCTGATGTCCAGCCACCCAACCCAAATGCAGCCAACCAACCTCCGTCCGTCCCGCCCCCCTCAAATCCCAACTCTTCTCCATCTGCACCTCTGAATGGCCCCCAGCCTCCCCAGCAGCAAGTGTCCAATCAGCTGCAAGGCCCTAATTCTGCAGGTGCTCCCACAGGAAACCCTGcccagcaacagcagcagcccaCACCCCCCAGTTCTGCCCCTGGTCCCACTCCTTACAGCCAGCAGAACAGCACCCCGGGCCCGGCTCCCCTGCCCAGCCAGCCACCGGGTTCTGGTCCAGCCACCATGACAAATAATGGCAACGCCAACAGTTCCAGCAGcaatcccaaccctccctcaaACTCTACTCCCACCCCGAGTACCCAGTCCCCGCTGCCCCCTGGTCCCACCCCTCCATCCGGTGCCGTGCCCGGGCCCCAAAAGCTCGGCGGCGGGATGGTTTTCCCATGCGGCTTCTGCCTGTCAGAGGTTCACGATGACCAAGAGGCCATCTTGTGTGAAGCGTCGTGCCAGCGCTGGTTCCACCGGGACTGCACGGGCCTGACCGAGCCGGCTTACGGGCTGCTGACTCGTGAGAGCGCTGCCGTCTGGGCCTGCGACTTCTGCCTCAAGACCAAGGAGATCCAGGCTGTGTACATACGCCAGGGCCTGGGCCAGCTAGTGGCTGCCAATGAGGGCTGA
- the pygo2 gene encoding pygopus homolog 2 isoform X2 has product MKSPEKKKRKSSTQGAAFSHLSEFAPPPTPMVDHLVASNPFDDDFGPPSRPGAGAGAPFLPSPGGGGAGGYGSGGRMGGGMGFMGGPGGPGGGQPNRRPPFGPPPPNAGPHHQLGFGGIPGFGGGGGGAGGGGFPPSGPSQFSIPPNFSPPMHPGPGFNPMLSPGGMGAPGGGGPPHPRFGMPPQQPQHGQGGGHPFNSPPLPGGAGPRGPPHGPLTPMAGMPGGISLMGGLGAGGGGGGNMVGGLPGLPPPGPFPPSQDGPYPGPSPPGGEEGKNFGGGVGPQSMPPSQQQQNLNQPPPNNVTPGPPSSAGPPPPQPGGGGFPGHPDVQPPNPNAANQPPSVPPPSNPNSSPSAPLNGPQPPQQQVSNQLQGPNSAGAPTGNPAQQQQQPTPPSSAPGPTPYSQQNSTPGPAPLPSQPPGSGPATMTNNGNANSSSSNPNPPSNSTPTPSTQSPLPPGPTPPSGAVPGPQKLGGGMVFPCGFCLSEVHDDQEAILCEASCQRWFHRDCTGLTEPAYGLLTRESAAVWACDFCLKTKEIQAVYIRQGLGQLVAANEG; this is encoded by the exons ATGAAAAGTCcagagaaaaagaagagaaaatcCAGCACTCAG ggAGCTGCATTTTCCCACCTCTCTGAGTTTGCACCCCCTCCCACTCCTATGGTGGACCACCTTGTCGCTTCCAACCCTTTTGATGATGACTTTGGCCCACCATCACGTCCAGGAGCAGGGGCTGGGGCTCCATTCCTGCCCAGCCCGGGAGGTGGCGGTGCTGGGGGCTATGGAAGTGGGGGCCGGATGGGAGGGGGCATGGGGTTCATGGGAGGTCCGGGGGGGCCAGGTGGCGGGCAGCCCAATCGTAGACCACCTTTCGGGCCCCCGCCACCCAATGCAGGGCCCCATCACCAGCTGGGCTTTGGGGGCATCCCTGGctttgggggtggtgggggaggtGCTGGTGGGGGAGGCTTTCCCCCTAGTGGGCCCTCGCAGTTCAGCATTCCCCCTAACTTCAGCCCCCCCATGCACCCCGGCCCTGGGTTCAACCCCATGCTCTCTCCTGGGGGCATGGGTGCTCCAGGAGGGGGGGGTCCCCCACACCCACGTTTCGGAATGCCACCACAACAGCCCCAGCATGGACAAGGGGGTGGGCACCCATTCAACAGCCCCCCCTTACCTGGTGGGGCGGGTCCGAGAGGGCCCCCGCATGGCCCCCTCACCCCCATGGCTGGCATGCCAGGGGGAATCAGCTTAATGGGTGGCCTGGGAGCtggtggaggaggtggaggaaaTATGGTGGGGGGGCTTCCTGGATTACCCCCGCCAGGGCCGTTTCCTCCCTCTCAGGATGGGCCCTACCCCGGTCCCAGCCCTCCTGGGGGTGAGGAAGGGAAGAACTTTGGTGGAGGAGTGGGACCACAAAGCATGCCCCCATCTCAGCAGCAGCAAAACTTAAACCAGCCACCCCCTAACAATGTCACCCCCGGGCCGCCCTCGTCCGCtgggcccccaccccctcagccTGGCGGAGGTGGCTTCCCTGGTCACCCTGATGTCCAGCCACCCAACCCAAATGCAGCCAACCAACCTCCGTCCGTCCCGCCCCCCTCAAATCCCAACTCTTCTCCATCTGCACCTCTGAATGGCCCCCAGCCTCCCCAGCAGCAAGTGTCCAATCAGCTGCAAGGCCCTAATTCTGCAGGTGCTCCCACAGGAAACCCTGcccagcaacagcagcagcccaCACCCCCCAGTTCTGCCCCTGGTCCCACTCCTTACAGCCAGCAGAACAGCACCCCGGGCCCGGCTCCCCTGCCCAGCCAGCCACCGGGTTCTGGTCCAGCCACCATGACAAATAATGGCAACGCCAACAGTTCCAGCAGcaatcccaaccctccctcaaACTCTACTCCCACCCCGAGTACCCAGTCCCCGCTGCCCCCTGGTCCCACCCCTCCATCCGGTGCCGTGCCCGGGCCCCAAAAGCTCGGCGGCGGGATGGTTTTCCCATGCGGCTTCTGCCTGTCAGAGGTTCACGATGACCAAGAGGCCATCTTGTGTGAAGCGTCGTGCCAGCGCTGGTTCCACCGGGACTGCACGGGCCTGACCGAGCCGGCTTACGGGCTGCTGACTCGTGAGAGCGCTGCCGTCTGGGCCTGCGACTTCTGCCTCAAGACCAAGGAGATCCAGGCTGTGTACATACGCCAGGGCCTGGGCCAGCTAGTGGCTGCCAATGAGGGCTGA